The genomic region ACATATTTACAGGGAATTACAAAATAAGGTGGAAATGCAAAGTCTGTTTGGTTATGATCGAGTGTGAAGATGCGGAGGATGTGATTTCAGCCAAGTAAGATGCGATCCTGCACTGTAAGTGAgcagttttccttattttgtgatgcatgtttttattttgtccagcttatttatgcttttgaattgcattatgggactttgatctttccatcaacaacttttaacattgaaaagtttttaaaagtgacttttattaacattttttaagagTGATAAACTATTGTCAGGTTGATGTTTCATATTATGGtgtaaaaaccttgtaataaacttgccagtacagacttatttctctatagattatttcttaaacatttatattatttcaaaacccctaaaatgtcaataaaagtcactttgttaaaatctAGAGTTAaaatttcaacatcaaatgtcgacagagcagagaacaaggtcccataatgcaattcacttcCATAAATAAAcgcttgtgaatcacaaaaaaaggaaacagatttttttacagtgcgttTTAACATCtacgttgatcctggaacatcattcctgtttaaaaatgtaatccatacccctaaacctaaccctcactATAAATGATTCTCAAAATCAGATGGAATTCATCATTGAATAACAATGTAGAAGCGCACATAAACTGTAAACTCATCCCTTAAATCTAATTGGCTGGTTGAAATTTTGTTCATACTGTAGATGTTGATCCAGAAATaagtcctacttggtgaaatcacaccGCCCGTGGTAGAGGTAGTGACGCACCTTCTTTCCATTCATGGATGTTCATGAGTTCGACTGTGAATGAGTGCAGTGCTGCAGTGCACGCTCGCTGTAAAAACAtcagtaaatgagcagttttccatattttgtcatTCATGTCCCTGTTTAttgatgcttttgaattgcattatggcaccTTGACCTTtccttttaaccttgaaaaattagaaaaagttacttttattgacatttttaatagttgaaAGTGATATTTTGTCTGGGTTGTTGtcaattatggtacaaaaacctggtaatatactaccagtacattttctgttattttacagaggtATGTCTATATATTATCTcttatagggctgcacgatattggtcaaaactgacattgcgatgttttgtttttctgctatatatatatatatatatatatatatatatatatatatatatatatatatatatatatatatatatattcatatatatatatatattcatatatatatatatattcatatatatatatatattcatatatatatatatatatatatatatatatatatatatatatatatcatatatatatatatatatatatatatatatgaatatatatatatattcatatatatatatatatatatatatatatatatatatatatatatatgaatatatatatatatgaatatatatatatatatgaatatatatatatatatatatatatatatatatatatatatatatatatatatgaatatatatatgaatatatatatattatatatatatatatatatatatatatatatatattcatatatatatatatatatatatatatattcatatatatatatatatatatatatatatatatatatatatgaatatcatTTCACCAGAGGATTTGTatagctcaatttggaaagaattcatagttttatatttattggGATGATTTCGTTGGGCAAATAATGGGTATAAATTAAACACATAGTGTTTTACGATTTTCTGGAACTGTATTCATGTACAGAAATCAAATagtcaaatgtaaaaaaacatactTCATAGTCTTtggtgtatataaaaaataaaccatgtttgttaattaaaatgatttgttaTGCACAAATGGTTTAAATACACTTGAAATCTCACAGTCAAAGgccttaaaaacaaagcaaatgaaaaacatTCACACTTTTAGGGTTAAACGTCacaatgtccaaagacatgcactatagattggtgcactaagatttataactaattttaaatctCAAGATTGTGTGCTGTATACTAGGGtaggttggtctgctttgtccataGGCTCAAGCCTTGGCATATCTTTAATTGCAAAGCTATATTGGGTTTACTACCATCATATCtacagaattacatttgtaaaaaacctgTCCTTAGCTATGGCCTTCGGTCACGGGATATTTATTCACTGTCTGTTTCTAAAGTGCGGACTGAGATGGGAAGaaaggcttttaaatacgcagcaccttctgcatggaataatctacaaagttgcagtttaaagaattaatttcactaaatgcttttaaaagagtgtaaatgatttagaaattgaaacacaggtttgtagatgttttgaatagtttgtcaGTGTGATTCATGATaactgttaattgtttgtttgacCCATGTGatgtatactgcctaatcttggccaggacgctcttgtaaaagagatttttaatctaaatatgtctttcctggtaaaataaaggttataataaatgTGGGCAACTATAATCCCACTTATATTTCCTAATAGATGAATAAACTATAACTTAAACTGACTTTGCAGATTCTGCCATGTGATTATTGTGCATtggcacattgcgatatcgatgctgaaaccacatattatgcagccctaatttcttatccattatattattacaaactactaaaatgtcactacaagtcactttgttaaaccgtagagttgaattttcgacagagtagagatcaacatcccataatgcaattcacaaccataaataaatggcaaacaaaaaaatggaaactgttaattaagagATATTTTTAACAGTGCTTTACAATGTCTTAATTAGTTTTGGTGAGCAGCTGCTCGGAGAAGAGCTTTTTGAGCTGGGCCACTTCCTCGCTGAGAGAGCTGAGCTGAGATTTCAGCATGCTGTTTTCTGCTTGATATTGCGTTTCGTTCGCGTTCACGTTGTGGCTGTAATTCACATGTTGCTGCTGGATCACTTTCCGAGCGTCTTCCCCATCATGCGGTGTCCAGTAACCCGCTCCTTCATGTGTATAGCTGTGAACTCTAGCATTGGAGATTGGGATTGCAGCACTTTGCCGATCTCCAAGATTTTCACAGTCGCCACCACCCGGAGATTTGAACCGTAGCTTGTGCGGTAAACTCTTCATGCCATCCACCGACTCGAGCCTGTTGGATGGCATGTTGTGATTTCCCACTGCTAAAACTTCAGATGGGGAGTGATGCGACTCGTAGCAGAGCTCATCCGCTCGATGTGGGGACAGTTTTCCATGATCGCTTAATCTGTCCTCGAAGAACACAGGACTGCCTACGCTGGAGCCACCAGGCGTAGAGAAGCCTGAATCTTCAGACATGCTGCTCGTATCTCTGATGCTTCGTGCACTTTGTGTGGGGGATTGATTTGACAGCATCGCGCCAGTATGGTGAGCGCCATCGCCACGTGGAAGGTAGTAATGCTGCGCTGAAGGTTGTGGGACGCAGCTTCCTGTCGTGAGCGGAAGTATCGAAGCATTTGAGGGGTCTTTAATGAGACCGAAGCGGAATTTCAGCGCTAGAAGTTCTGCTCGCAGTCTTGCGTTCTCTTCGAGTAATGTTAGCACGCGGTTTTCTAACACCATATCATTTACACGGCGTTTCTCACGAGAGCGCTTTGCGGCTTCGTTGTTTTTCTTGCGCTTGTCCCAGTAGCCGTCGTCTTTCTTTTCATGGGGGATGAACTCTCGCTTGCGTCTTGCTGAGGAGTTGCTTGCTGGACTGACATCTTTGCGTTTAAGTGCTGATGTTCGGCCTAGAAGAGAGCGTGCAAGCAAACTGCTTGATGTCAATATGGACACTGCTTCATCTGTAAAAGACATTGTGCTGCTGGGAGTGCCTGCATTTAATGCCCTCATCTCCTGAGATGACTCTTCAAACATCTTGAGACTTTCTTGTTCAATGTGCTGTGTGAGTGCTTTTTAGGTCAACTTCAGATGTTATTGACGCAGCAGTGGCTCCACCTGGTGGCAGAAAGAACACAATGATATCCCGTTAGTTACGTAAGATCAGTTACAACACAATGTTATGCAACCTCATTACCTCCCAGTGGCAAAGCACAGACCGTTCGTACTACACACCACATGATATCAGGTTAACAAATGCACGGTTATATAGCCATCTTACGCAAAGTGACATCACCAAATAAACATTCCCACTTGTCGAGTTAAACATTTAGCCCCTTTGCCAGCATCTCAGCACTATTTTTAACAGCAGTAAGCAGCTAGCCTACTTCATGTAAAACAGAAAGCCTCTCCTGAATTCCTCTGTTGACCTATTTGCGGAACagcttgtgtgtgcgtgtgtgtgttttatcgtCTTCCTGTCCCAGTGAGTCACTTTCATTATGGAGTCCAAGCTTACTCAACACAGTTACATCAGATTTTTtgggtaactttttttttttgcgcataaatacactctaaaacatcaaaatcaattcattaaacaattatttttatatatttacatttatacattcatttaaacattttacatcacattcaTATAAAAGTTACTTAACTAATCAAGTGGGAAAAGCGAACATTTCGCAACGGATTTATGCAACTTTAACGTTTTAATGCATAATTAAACGTGTTAAATCAATTGTAAAGATCAATATAAAGTTAATCAATCTGATACAACCCGTCCTGGGTACATTGCAAAAACTTCTACTAGTATTGCACAATGCTACATTGTCAGAATTAATACTTGTCAAGGTGGTCTAGGAAATATTTTGtactattgaggtaaagttggtttcatattcacacattcagactttctccgtaataatataatttcattaaggtgttatttgcaaaaactaaatagtgaaatcatattagcagtcaatgactatcagagtacaacattgttcacagtcaaataaatagtgttaatgttgttttgaagtctttGTTATATGTGaattcagacccaatattcaaagtaccatggtaaacattaAGAGAACTTGTTACAAGTTATCACTGAACGAACGTgcaaatataaagccaactttacctcaatttttgTACCAATGTTTATGCATCTTTTGATAGCTTACACTGGATAAAGAGCTAGCCTACGACATtcccacattttttatttaatacatattgcACAAATCAAACATGAAGCCTTTTTTCTATATTAAAACAAACTTTAAGACAAGTCGTTTAACTTTTAGTGGCTGTCAGATACATAAGCgtctatacacatatatatgagcATCATAGAACATATTAAATGTAAACTCTGatataaaaatgaccaaaacaaaaacacgtTACCATTATAAATCGCCGCGTAATTCTGTCCAGAACGTCCTCAGTTCTTCGTTCAATCCGGTTAAACACTCGGAGGTTGCCCTCAGAAAAAAACAACGATAAATGAACAACCACAAACAGTGTTGTGTTTTCGTTTAGTTCAAGCCGCACAACCTCCTATCGCCGTTCAATCCTATC from Danio aesculapii chromosome 3, fDanAes4.1, whole genome shotgun sequence harbors:
- the nfil3-6 gene encoding nuclear factor, interleukin 3 regulated, member 6 translates to MFEESSQEMRALNAGTPSSTMSFTDEAVSILTSSSLLARSLLGRTSALKRKDVSPASNSSARRKREFIPHEKKDDGYWDKRKKNNEAAKRSREKRRVNDMVLENRVLTLLEENARLRAELLALKFRFGLIKDPSNASILPLTTGSCVPQPSAQHYYLPRGDGAHHTGAMLSNQSPTQSARSIRDTSSMSEDSGFSTPGGSSVGSPVFFEDRLSDHGKLSPHRADELCYESHHSPSEVLAVGNHNMPSNRLESVDGMKSLPHKLRFKSPGGGDCENLGDRQSAAIPISNARVHSYTHEGAGYWTPHDGEDARKVIQQQHVNYSHNVNANETQYQAENSMLKSQLSSLSEEVAQLKKLFSEQLLTKTN